In Acidobacteriota bacterium, a genomic segment contains:
- the sucC gene encoding ADP-forming succinate--CoA ligase subunit beta, whose amino-acid sequence MKIHEYQAKEILKGYGVPVPRGRMTTQAAEVYDLAKEMGGTVVVKAQIHAGGRGKAGGVKLARSPREAQDIATRLLGSRLFTHQTGPEGKQVQKLLIEEGLNIKKEYYLGIVVDRSRRQPVFMASAEGGVEIEEVAARNPAAILKEHIDPQIGLSPFQSRKLAFGLGLPPALVGQAVKVFAALYDAFVATDASMVEINPFIETAEGNLIALDAKVNFDDNAMYRHPEFRLLRDYSEEDPLEIEASRFGLNYIKLDGNIGCMVNGAGLAMATMDIIKLAGGNPANFLDVGGGASEESVTSAFRIILSDPHVQAILVNIFGGIVRCDIIARGIINAAKAVGVKVPIVVRLEGTNVDEGRRLLQESGLNIALADGMKDAAEKVVAKARA is encoded by the coding sequence ATGAAAATCCACGAGTACCAGGCCAAGGAAATCCTCAAGGGCTACGGCGTCCCCGTCCCCCGGGGCCGCATGACCACCCAGGCCGCGGAGGTTTACGACCTGGCCAAGGAGATGGGCGGAACCGTGGTGGTTAAGGCGCAGATCCACGCCGGCGGTCGCGGCAAGGCCGGCGGCGTCAAGCTGGCCCGCTCGCCCCGCGAGGCGCAGGACATCGCGACGCGGCTGCTCGGCTCGCGCCTGTTCACCCACCAGACCGGACCGGAGGGCAAGCAGGTGCAAAAGCTCCTCATCGAGGAGGGGCTCAACATCAAGAAAGAATACTACCTCGGCATCGTGGTGGATCGCAGCCGCCGGCAGCCCGTGTTCATGGCCAGCGCCGAGGGCGGCGTGGAGATCGAGGAAGTGGCGGCGCGCAATCCCGCGGCGATTCTCAAAGAACACATCGACCCGCAGATCGGCCTCTCCCCCTTCCAGTCCCGCAAGCTGGCGTTCGGTCTGGGCCTGCCGCCGGCGCTCGTGGGCCAGGCGGTCAAGGTCTTCGCGGCGCTGTATGACGCGTTCGTCGCCACCGACGCCTCCATGGTGGAGATCAACCCGTTCATCGAAACCGCCGAGGGGAACCTGATCGCTTTGGACGCCAAGGTCAATTTCGACGACAACGCGATGTACCGGCATCCCGAGTTCAGGCTCCTGCGCGACTACTCCGAGGAGGATCCCCTGGAAATCGAGGCCTCCCGATTCGGCCTGAACTACATCAAGCTGGACGGGAACATCGGCTGCATGGTCAACGGCGCGGGCCTGGCCATGGCCACCATGGACATCATCAAACTGGCCGGTGGCAATCCCGCCAACTTCCTCGACGTGGGCGGCGGTGCCAGCGAGGAATCCGTGACCAGCGCGTTCCGCATCATCCTCTCCGACCCGCACGTGCAGGCGATCCTGGTGAACATCTTCGGCGGGATCGTGCGCTGCGACATCATCGCCCGGGGCATCATCAACGCCGCCAAGGCCGTCGGCGTCAAGGTGCCCATCGTGGTCCGGCTGGAAGGCACCAACGTGGATGAGGGCCGGCGCCTCCTGCAGGAATCCGGGTTGAACATCGCCCTGGCCGACGGCATGAAGGACGCCGCCGAGAAGGTCGTCGCCAAGGCCCGAGCGTAA
- a CDS encoding 4Fe-4S binding protein translates to MSETNVKKPHVIVIIPENCKGCGICVEFCPTRTLGLKRGKAVVVNPDSCTGCQLCDLRCPDFAIMVDNEFAEKFIKQPIQPQVQEDEN, encoded by the coding sequence ATGTCCGAAACGAATGTCAAGAAACCGCACGTGATTGTCATCATTCCCGAAAATTGCAAGGGCTGCGGCATCTGCGTCGAGTTTTGCCCCACCCGCACCCTCGGATTGAAACGAGGCAAGGCGGTGGTGGTCAATCCCGACAGCTGCACCGGCTGCCAGCTGTGCGACCTGCGTTGCCCCGACTTCGCCATCATGGTGGACAACGAGTTCGCCGAAAAGTTCATTAAACAACCCATTCAACCCCAGGTTCAGGAAGATGAAAATTAA
- a CDS encoding 2-oxoacid:acceptor oxidoreductase subunit alpha, which produces MKIKEVRFVSGNEACALGAIAAGCKFFGGYPISPSSEIAEFLAELLPANDGRFIQMEDEISAMGSVIGASLAGAKAMTATSGPGFSLKQENLGFACMAEVPCVIVNVMRGGPSTGAPTSPAQADILQARWGTHGDHPIIVTCPTTVQEIFLEIIRAFNLAERFRNPVVYLLDEINGHMREKIEIPEPAELELIRRPAPPQAENWGFPYRRNAEGVPLMPDFGTGSRCHVTGLDHGETGFPTGNAEVRQALHHALMAKIDKNAASIYKSDLFMVEDAETLIIAFGSTARSARRAVELMRKEGRKVGLFRPITLYPIPEADILKAAQGKLKIVVPEMNLGQYVLEIRRILGRDIPIVQVNRTDGEPITPDQIMAAV; this is translated from the coding sequence ATGAAAATTAAAGAAGTCCGTTTCGTTTCCGGCAACGAGGCTTGCGCCTTGGGCGCCATCGCCGCCGGCTGCAAATTCTTCGGCGGCTACCCCATCTCGCCCTCTTCGGAGATCGCCGAGTTCTTGGCGGAGCTCCTGCCGGCCAACGATGGCCGGTTCATCCAGATGGAGGACGAGATCTCCGCCATGGGCTCCGTCATCGGCGCGTCGCTTGCCGGCGCCAAGGCCATGACCGCCACCAGCGGCCCCGGCTTCTCGCTCAAGCAGGAGAACCTCGGGTTCGCCTGCATGGCCGAGGTGCCGTGCGTGATCGTGAACGTCATGCGCGGCGGCCCGTCTACCGGCGCCCCCACTTCGCCGGCCCAGGCTGACATCCTCCAGGCCCGGTGGGGCACCCACGGCGACCACCCCATCATCGTCACCTGCCCCACCACGGTGCAGGAGATCTTCCTGGAGATCATCCGGGCCTTCAACCTGGCCGAGCGGTTCCGCAACCCGGTGGTTTACCTGCTCGACGAGATCAACGGGCACATGCGCGAGAAGATCGAGATCCCGGAGCCCGCCGAGCTGGAGCTGATCCGCCGGCCGGCGCCGCCGCAGGCCGAAAACTGGGGGTTCCCGTACCGGCGCAACGCCGAGGGCGTGCCGCTGATGCCCGACTTCGGCACCGGCAGCCGCTGCCATGTCACCGGCCTCGACCATGGCGAAACCGGCTTCCCCACCGGCAACGCCGAGGTTCGCCAGGCGCTGCACCACGCGCTGATGGCCAAGATCGACAAGAACGCGGCGTCGATTTATAAGAGCGATCTGTTCATGGTCGAGGACGCCGAGACGCTGATCATCGCCTTCGGCTCCACCGCCCGCTCCGCCCGGCGTGCCGTGGAGCTGATGCGGAAGGAAGGCCGCAAGGTGGGGCTCTTCCGGCCCATCACCCTGTACCCGATCCCCGAGGCCGACATCCTCAAGGCTGCTCAGGGCAAGCTGAAGATCGTGGTGCCCGAGATGAATCTGGGGCAGTACGTGCTGGAGATCCGTCGGATCCTCGGTCGCG
- the sucD gene encoding succinate--CoA ligase subunit alpha, producing MAILIDQNTRVVVQGLTGREGTYHALQCRQYGTQVVAGVTPGKGGTIHEGIPVFHTVAEAVRETGANASLIFVPPPFAADAILEAADAGVALVVCITEGIPTLEMIRVAAYLKGRPVRLVGPNCPGVISPGKCKMGIMPARIHKEGSVGVISRSGTLTYEAVGQLTRCEIGQSTCIGIGGDPVPGTTFVDALALFEQDPETRAVVMICEIGGSAEEEAVAWMQQHFTKPVVSFIAGQTAPPGRRMGHAGAIIAGGKGTAAEKMAALRAAGITVVESPAEIGAAMKKILRG from the coding sequence GTGGCAATCCTGATCGACCAGAACACCCGCGTTGTGGTGCAGGGCCTCACGGGCCGCGAGGGCACCTACCACGCCCTGCAGTGCCGCCAGTACGGCACCCAGGTGGTGGCCGGCGTCACGCCGGGCAAGGGCGGCACTATCCACGAGGGCATCCCGGTGTTCCACACCGTCGCCGAGGCGGTGCGTGAGACCGGCGCCAACGCGTCGCTGATCTTCGTGCCGCCGCCCTTCGCCGCCGACGCCATCCTGGAGGCGGCGGACGCCGGGGTCGCCCTGGTGGTCTGCATCACCGAAGGCATCCCCACCCTGGAGATGATCCGGGTGGCCGCCTACCTCAAGGGCCGGCCGGTCCGGCTGGTGGGGCCCAACTGTCCCGGTGTCATCTCGCCCGGCAAGTGCAAGATGGGCATCATGCCCGCCCGCATCCACAAGGAGGGGTCGGTGGGCGTGATCAGTCGCAGCGGCACGCTGACCTACGAGGCCGTGGGCCAGCTCACCCGGTGCGAGATCGGCCAGTCCACCTGCATCGGCATCGGCGGCGACCCGGTGCCGGGAACCACCTTCGTCGACGCGCTCGCCCTCTTCGAGCAGGACCCGGAAACCCGGGCCGTGGTCATGATCTGCGAGATCGGCGGCTCGGCCGAGGAGGAGGCGGTGGCGTGGATGCAGCAGCACTTCACCAAGCCGGTGGTGAGTTTCATCGCCGGCCAGACCGCCCCGCCGGGCCGGCGGATGGGCCATGCCGGCGCCATCATCGCCGGCGGCAAGGGCACGGCGGCTGAGAAGATGGCCGCTCTCCGCGCGGCCGGCATTACCGTAGTGGAAAGCCCGGCCGAGATCGGCGCGGCCATGAAAAAGATCCTGCGTGGTTAA
- the miaA gene encoding tRNA (adenosine(37)-N6)-dimethylallyltransferase MiaA produces the protein MNPATEYPLIGIVGPTGSGKSALAACLARRLGGEIVNCDAMQVYRGLDVGTAKVSPEIRAEIPHHLLDVVEVSQRFSAGQFQDLARQALEGIRARRNWPILAGGTGFYLRTVLYGIFEAPGRDEALRDRLNRIRERRGPEVLHRILGRRDPEAARRIAPRDFQRICRALEVAHATGRPFTEHFGTSERPLTGFMPRMYCLNVPRPELHDRIARRVADMLAGGLVDEVRGLLARGVAPDAKGLEAIGYRQVMEHLAGRLTWLEMARRIEVDTRRYAKRQMTWFRKERGLVAVAGTGDDPAVHARVFEDIAAAFGAHPLWETVRARMNQ, from the coding sequence ATGAATCCGGCAACTGAATACCCGCTCATCGGCATCGTCGGCCCCACGGGCTCCGGCAAGAGCGCGCTGGCCGCGTGTCTCGCCCGGAGGCTGGGCGGCGAAATCGTGAATTGCGACGCCATGCAGGTGTATCGCGGTCTGGATGTGGGCACCGCCAAGGTGAGCCCGGAAATTCGGGCCGAGATCCCTCACCACCTGCTCGATGTGGTGGAGGTGTCCCAGCGGTTTTCCGCCGGCCAGTTCCAGGATCTCGCCCGGCAGGCTCTCGAGGGGATCCGGGCCCGCCGGAACTGGCCCATCTTGGCCGGCGGGACCGGCTTCTATCTGCGCACGGTGCTCTATGGGATTTTCGAAGCTCCGGGCCGAGACGAGGCGCTGCGGGACCGCCTGAACCGAATCCGGGAGCGGCGGGGCCCGGAGGTGCTGCACCGCATCCTGGGCCGGCGGGATCCGGAAGCGGCCCGCCGGATCGCCCCGCGCGATTTTCAGCGCATCTGCCGGGCGCTGGAAGTGGCGCACGCGACGGGCCGGCCGTTCACCGAGCACTTCGGCACGTCCGAACGCCCACTGACCGGGTTCATGCCGCGCATGTACTGTCTGAACGTGCCGCGGCCGGAGCTGCACGACCGGATCGCCCGCCGGGTGGCGGACATGCTCGCTGGCGGCCTGGTGGACGAGGTGCGGGGCTTGCTGGCGCGCGGCGTCGCGCCCGACGCCAAGGGATTGGAGGCCATCGGCTACCGCCAGGTGATGGAACACCTGGCCGGGCGGCTGACCTGGCTGGAAATGGCCCGCCGGATTGAAGTGGACACCCGCCGGTATGCCAAGCGGCAGATGACCTGGTTTCGCAAGGAGCGCGGTCTGGTCGCCGTGGCGGGGACAGGCGACGATCCTGCGGTCCATGCCCGGGTGTTCGAGGACATTGCGGCGGCATTCGGCGCGCACCCGCTGTGGGAAACTGTGCGGGCCCGGATGAATCAATAA